A window of Lentibacillus sp. Marseille-P4043 contains these coding sequences:
- the proC gene encoding pyrroline-5-carboxylate reductase gives MVNKVCFVGAGSMAESIISGILKSGFLTNHQIFVTNKSNQERLARLQQRYDINETTDKQQAIEDADIIIFATKPYDIEEAIDQVKTHIQSGQLIISVVAGISTAYIHQKIGKTAPIIRAMPNTSASIGFSATAITAGENTGQEHLELAEILFNTIGYTTIVDEADMHAVTSISGSGPAYFYYVVEAMEKAAIEAGLDENIAKALITQTIVGAGEMLQNTGEPANILREKITSPGGTTQAAIETLDRDDFQQTIMKCVRSARDRSIELGEKED, from the coding sequence GTGGTTAACAAGGTTTGTTTTGTTGGAGCGGGCTCGATGGCTGAATCGATTATATCTGGAATTTTGAAAAGTGGATTTTTAACGAATCATCAAATCTTTGTAACGAACAAAAGTAATCAAGAACGTTTAGCAAGACTTCAGCAACGATACGACATTAATGAAACAACAGATAAACAGCAAGCCATAGAAGATGCTGATATCATCATATTTGCCACAAAACCATATGATATTGAAGAAGCCATAGACCAAGTTAAAACACACATTCAATCAGGTCAATTGATTATTTCTGTTGTAGCAGGAATTTCAACTGCCTATATTCATCAGAAAATCGGCAAAACAGCTCCAATAATTCGTGCAATGCCCAACACATCAGCATCAATCGGATTTTCAGCAACAGCAATTACAGCAGGGGAAAATACAGGACAGGAACATCTTGAATTGGCCGAAATTCTATTTAATACAATTGGTTATACGACGATTGTCGATGAAGCAGATATGCATGCAGTGACAAGTATTTCTGGAAGTGGCCCAGCATATTTCTATTATGTAGTAGAGGCGATGGAAAAGGCGGCTATTGAAGCGGGTCTGGATGAAAATATAGCAAAAGCTTTAATTACTCAAACCATTGTGGGCGCCGGCGAAATGCTTCAGAATACGGGGGAGCCTGCTAATATATTAAGAGAAAAGATAACAAGCCCCGGGGGAACAACTCAAGCAGCAATTGAAACCTTGGATAGAGATGATTTTCAACAAACCATTATGAAATGTGTAAGAAGTGCGAGGGACCGTTCCATTGAATTAGGTGAAAAAGAAGATTAG
- a CDS encoding RNA-guided endonuclease TnpB family protein: MSQTITVKIKLLPTKEQDLTLTNMSKMYISTINNLVSEMAKEKKVTKKSSKNIDVPLPSAVKNQAIKDAKSVFKKAKKTKFETVPVLKKPVCIWNNQNYSFDLTHISMPIMIDGKAKKTPICALLVDKDNRNFDLLKHKLGTLRITKKADKWIAQISVTIPTVQGTGVKVMGVDLGLKVPAAAVTDDEKVRFFGNGRQNKFKKRKFRSVRIALGKKKKLNAIRSSKDKEQRWMEDQDHKISRAIVNFARDNKISVIRLEQLANIRQTTRTSRKNEKNLNTWSFYRLSQFIEYKANLEGIKVEYVNPAYTSQTCPDCSEKNKTKDRKYRCKCGFTKHRDLVGAMNIRYAPVVDGNSQSA; the protein is encoded by the coding sequence ATGTCACAAACAATCACTGTAAAAATCAAATTGTTACCTACCAAAGAACAGGATTTAACGTTGACGAATATGAGTAAAATGTACATTTCAACGATTAATAATCTTGTGTCTGAAATGGCGAAAGAAAAGAAAGTCACCAAGAAATCCAGTAAAAATATTGATGTACCTCTGCCAAGTGCGGTGAAAAACCAAGCAATCAAAGATGCTAAAAGTGTTTTTAAGAAGGCAAAGAAAACTAAATTTGAAACGGTTCCAGTATTGAAGAAGCCAGTTTGTATTTGGAACAATCAAAATTATTCTTTTGACCTCACTCATATTTCCATGCCAATCATGATTGACGGAAAAGCAAAGAAAACACCTATTTGTGCCTTATTGGTAGATAAGGATAACCGTAATTTTGATTTGTTAAAACATAAATTAGGTACACTACGTATCACGAAAAAGGCGGACAAATGGATTGCACAAATTTCTGTCACAATTCCCACTGTTCAGGGAACTGGTGTAAAAGTCATGGGGGTGGATTTAGGTCTTAAAGTACCTGCCGCCGCTGTAACAGACGATGAAAAGGTACGCTTCTTTGGTAATGGCAGGCAGAACAAGTTTAAAAAGAGAAAGTTTCGTTCTGTTCGTATAGCATTAGGAAAAAAGAAAAAGTTAAATGCTATTCGCAGTTCAAAAGATAAAGAACAACGTTGGATGGAAGATCAAGACCATAAGATTAGTCGTGCCATTGTTAATTTTGCTAGAGACAATAAAATTTCTGTGATTCGCTTAGAACAATTAGCGAACATTAGACAGACGACACGAACAAGTCGCAAAAATGAAAAGAACTTGAACACATGGTCATTCTATCGCCTATCGCAGTTCATTGAATACAAAGCGAATTTAGAAGGAATTAAAGTTGAATATGTGAACCCTGCATACACAAGCCAAACGTGTCCGGATTGTTCTGAAAAGAATAAAACAAAAGACAGAAAATACAGGTGTAAGTGCGGATTCACAAAACATCGTGATTTAGTAGGTGCTATGAATATTCGATATGCACCTGTGGTTGATGGTAATAGTCAATCAGCGTAG
- the tnpA gene encoding IS200/IS605 family transposase — MEEYRRTKTTVSLINYHFVFCPRYRRKIFLDAKVEQRFKEMTHEICDSLKVKVVALECDKDHAHMFLNALPTLSPSDIMAKIKGVTSKQLREEFSHLRHLQSLWTRSYFVSTAENVSSQTIKQYVEQQKTRG, encoded by the coding sequence ATGGAAGAATATAGAAGAACAAAGACAACTGTATCATTGATTAACTATCATTTTGTATTTTGTCCTCGCTATCGGAGGAAGATATTTCTGGATGCCAAAGTAGAACAAAGATTTAAAGAAATGACGCATGAAATATGTGATTCGCTAAAAGTAAAAGTTGTTGCTTTAGAATGTGACAAAGATCATGCACACATGTTTCTAAATGCACTACCAACATTAAGCCCATCGGACATTATGGCAAAAATAAAGGGAGTGACATCTAAACAATTGCGTGAAGAATTTTCACACCTTCGACACTTGCAGAGTTTGTGGACACGTTCTTATTTTGTTTCGACTGCTGAAAATGTATCAAGCCAGACCATTAAGCAATATGTTGAACAACAAAAAACAAGGGGGTGA
- a CDS encoding GTP pyrophosphokinase yields the protein MDDDTKQLQQMKIIKNELTRFMMTYKFGLDEMNTKFSILKEEFQHIHDYNPIEHIKSRLKSPESILKKMYRKDHEISLESIKQHIHDIAGIRVVCSFISDIYKISEMIQQQNDVTVIECKDYIQNPKPNGYKSLHLILSVPVFMSDREEQVFVEIQIRTVAMDFWASLEHKIYYKYDKSIPENLTKELKDAATVANELDKRMEQLQRQVNTIKNQDVSESELSLLQVNNEKFHFPTDMLHSFLKDNE from the coding sequence ATGGACGATGACACAAAGCAATTACAACAAATGAAAATAATCAAAAATGAATTAACACGATTCATGATGACGTATAAGTTTGGCTTAGATGAGATGAACACTAAATTCAGTATCTTAAAAGAGGAATTTCAACACATTCATGACTATAATCCAATTGAGCATATAAAATCACGATTAAAATCGCCTGAAAGTATTTTAAAGAAAATGTATCGCAAAGACCATGAAATTTCGCTTGAATCAATCAAGCAACATATTCATGATATCGCAGGAATTCGTGTTGTCTGCTCATTCATTTCCGATATTTATAAAATAAGTGAGATGATTCAGCAGCAAAACGATGTTACGGTTATCGAATGTAAAGATTATATACAAAATCCAAAACCAAATGGCTACAAAAGTCTTCATCTTATCCTATCTGTACCTGTTTTTATGTCTGATCGTGAAGAGCAAGTTTTTGTTGAAATTCAAATCCGTACCGTGGCAATGGATTTCTGGGCTAGTCTGGAACATAAAATCTACTACAAATATGATAAATCAATACCAGAAAATTTGACAAAGGAACTAAAGGATGCCGCGACGGTAGCTAATGAATTGGATAAACGGATGGAGCAACTGCAAAGGCAAGTAAATACCATTAAGAATCAGGATGTATCAGAGAGTGAATTGAGTCTGTTACAAGTTAACAATGAGAAGTTTCATTTCCCTACAGACATGTTGCATTCTTTTCTTAAAGACAATGAGTAA
- a CDS encoding M20 family metallopeptidase, giving the protein MTVITQGLNQIKQRIIENVEENKEKYVHTSHAIHDKPEIGNEEFFASGLLTDILSHEGFVIEKGIAGHETAFLAKRKGTKEGLRIGFLAEYDALPEIGHACGHNIIGTTSVAAAVALSKVIDEIGGELIVLGTPAEEGGPNGSAKGSFVKAGLLKDIDAAIMLHPGNETNLTGPTLGVDPLDFEFFGKPAHASAKPEKGINALDGVIQLFNGINALRQHLPSDVRIHGIITDGGAAPNIVPEYAKARFFIRAQTRTVLNEVTEKVKGIANGAALASGATVKISAFQNEVDNFIINRTFDNVFKEVIEDLGETVHTEEKLALGSTDTGNVSQVVPTIHPHIKIGSSDLVGHTAEFREAARSEKGDQALILGAKAIALTILEILTNKSLYDNIYQEFLEKTVEA; this is encoded by the coding sequence ATGACTGTTATTACACAAGGGTTGAATCAAATCAAACAACGTATTATTGAAAATGTAGAGGAAAATAAAGAAAAATATGTTCATACAAGTCATGCGATACATGATAAGCCTGAGATTGGCAATGAGGAGTTTTTTGCCTCTGGGTTATTAACCGATATTCTTAGTCATGAAGGATTTGTTATTGAAAAGGGAATAGCAGGACATGAGACAGCTTTTTTGGCTAAAAGAAAAGGAACAAAAGAAGGATTGCGAATTGGTTTTTTAGCTGAGTATGATGCTCTTCCAGAAATAGGCCATGCGTGTGGACATAATATTATTGGAACAACAAGTGTTGCTGCGGCTGTAGCCTTAAGTAAAGTGATTGATGAAATTGGGGGAGAACTAATTGTGCTTGGAACACCTGCAGAGGAAGGTGGTCCAAATGGTAGTGCAAAAGGAAGCTTTGTAAAGGCAGGCTTATTAAAAGATATTGATGCAGCAATTATGCTACACCCCGGCAATGAAACAAATTTAACTGGACCAACCTTGGGTGTTGACCCACTAGATTTTGAATTTTTTGGTAAACCGGCACATGCATCGGCTAAACCAGAAAAGGGAATTAATGCACTAGATGGGGTTATCCAACTATTTAACGGAATCAATGCTTTGCGCCAACACTTGCCGTCTGATGTTAGGATTCATGGCATCATTACGGATGGAGGTGCTGCACCAAATATAGTGCCTGAATATGCTAAAGCGCGATTCTTTATTAGAGCCCAGACTCGAACGGTGTTAAATGAGGTTACAGAAAAAGTAAAAGGTATTGCAAATGGAGCAGCCTTGGCATCTGGGGCAACAGTAAAAATCTCTGCATTTCAAAATGAAGTGGATAATTTTATTATTAATCGTACCTTTGACAATGTATTTAAAGAAGTAATTGAGGATTTAGGGGAGACAGTTCATACAGAGGAAAAATTAGCTTTAGGCTCCACCGATACAGGAAATGTTAGTCAGGTTGTTCCTACTATTCATCCACATATCAAGATAGGATCAAGTGATTTAGTAGGTCATACGGCTGAATTCAGAGAAGCAGCTAGATCTGAAAAAGGAGATCAAGCACTTATCTTGGGCGCGAAAGCAATTGCTCTAACAATTCTAGAGATCCTGACCAATAAATCATTATATGACAATATATATCAAGAGTTTCTGGAGAAAACTGTGGAGGCATAG
- a CDS encoding MetQ/NlpA family ABC transporter substrate-binding protein, with the protein MKKVGFLLLLMILSMGISACSSGDAASSVKVGISGSDTTIWDYVAEKAKKEGIDVEIVRFSDYVQPNLALAEGEIDVNAFQTVSYFDAFIKEHDLDLTPIATTVIAPMGLYSEKYDSVDDLPDGATIALPKEATNMGRGLLLLQEAGLIKLVDDFDGNGSIDKIAENPKNIQIETLVAAQTPRVLPDVDASIINNGIAVDAGFSPLEDSIYHEDETATPYINIIAVQTKDKDDEVLNKLAEIYQSDDVADFIMEERNGNSIPTFVPLSKIGY; encoded by the coding sequence ATGAAGAAAGTTGGTTTTCTATTATTACTTATGATTTTGTCAATGGGTATCAGTGCTTGCTCAAGTGGTGATGCAGCATCAAGTGTAAAAGTAGGAATTAGCGGTTCTGACACAACAATTTGGGATTATGTTGCAGAAAAGGCAAAAAAGGAGGGAATTGATGTTGAGATTGTTCGCTTTTCTGACTATGTTCAACCAAACTTGGCACTTGCAGAAGGAGAGATTGATGTAAATGCCTTTCAAACTGTTTCATACTTTGACGCATTTATTAAAGAACATGATTTAGATCTTACTCCAATTGCGACAACGGTCATTGCACCAATGGGGTTGTACTCTGAAAAATATGATTCAGTAGATGATTTACCCGATGGTGCGACAATTGCTCTACCAAAAGAGGCAACAAATATGGGGCGAGGATTGTTGCTACTTCAAGAAGCGGGCCTAATTAAGCTAGTAGATGATTTTGATGGGAATGGATCAATTGATAAAATTGCCGAAAATCCTAAGAACATACAGATTGAAACATTAGTGGCAGCCCAAACCCCGCGTGTTTTACCGGATGTTGATGCATCGATTATTAATAATGGAATAGCAGTAGACGCTGGCTTTAGTCCTTTAGAGGATTCCATTTATCACGAGGATGAAACAGCAACACCATACATTAATATCATTGCCGTTCAAACAAAAGACAAAGATGATGAGGTATTAAACAAGTTGGCAGAGATTTATCAATCAGACGATGTCGCAGATTTTATTATGGAAGAACGTAATGGAAACTCAATACCAACATTTGTACCGTTAAGCAAAATTGGTTACTAG
- a CDS encoding methionine ABC transporter permease: MLVDWDQIIAALWETVSMVAFSLLFATIIGLPLGILLVVTRKGHLWENAPVFNVLNAIVNVFRSIPFIILMVAVIPFTRLVVGTSIGTAAAIVPMVLFSGPYIARLIENSLLEVDPGVMEAAQAMGATPRQIIIRFLIPEALSSLLLGLTIATIGLIGASAMAGAIGGGGLGDLAITYGYQRFDTVVMVITVAILVVMVQGLQSTGNILSRKIRRR; the protein is encoded by the coding sequence ATGTTAGTTGATTGGGATCAAATTATCGCAGCCCTATGGGAAACAGTTTCGATGGTTGCATTTTCATTATTATTCGCTACGATCATTGGCTTACCATTAGGTATCTTGCTCGTTGTAACACGTAAAGGACATTTATGGGAAAATGCTCCGGTATTTAATGTTTTAAATGCAATTGTAAATGTGTTCCGCTCGATACCTTTCATTATTTTGATGGTTGCAGTTATACCATTTACCCGATTAGTTGTAGGAACATCAATTGGAACCGCAGCAGCAATTGTTCCAATGGTACTTTTTTCAGGCCCATATATTGCTAGGTTAATTGAAAACTCGTTGTTAGAGGTTGACCCTGGTGTCATGGAGGCCGCTCAAGCAATGGGAGCAACACCGAGACAAATCATAATTCGCTTTTTAATTCCAGAAGCATTAAGTTCACTTTTATTAGGGTTAACGATTGCAACAATTGGGTTAATCGGTGCATCAGCGATGGCTGGTGCGATCGGCGGCGGTGGACTCGGAGATTTAGCAATTACATATGGGTATCAGCGCTTTGACACGGTAGTTATGGTTATTACAGTGGCGATACTTGTCGTCATGGTTCAAGGTCTACAATCCACTGGAAATATATTATCAAGAAAAATTAGACGACGATAG
- a CDS encoding methionine ABC transporter ATP-binding protein, whose product MITFENVTKIYQSGEQQIKALDDVDLQIEKGEIYGVIGFSGAGKSSLIRCVNLLEQPTSGKVVVNNQDLLSLSPKELREAKRSIGMIFQHFNLLNSKTVFTNVAMPLLLMKTPKEEVKKRVNELLEFVGLSDKADNYPDQLSGGQKQRVGIARALATQPSILLCDEATSALDPQTTNSILRLLKKINQEYNITILIITHEMGVIREICDKVAVLDQGKMIESGSVFDVFAQPKTETAHNFVSTVMHDEIPESVHQLIQSQESTNQIYRIVFVGESAGYPLLSQIAKRFDVEVNVLFGSITELQGTPFGNLIVKFAGEAKEVSRVIMHINQQKVTVKEVLEDVS is encoded by the coding sequence ATGATTACTTTTGAGAATGTAACGAAGATATACCAAAGTGGTGAACAACAGATAAAGGCACTGGATGATGTTGATTTACAGATTGAAAAAGGCGAAATATATGGTGTTATTGGATTTAGTGGTGCCGGAAAAAGTTCATTGATACGTTGTGTGAATTTACTTGAACAACCGACTTCTGGAAAAGTAGTTGTAAATAACCAGGATCTACTCAGTCTTTCCCCAAAGGAATTAAGGGAAGCAAAACGAAGCATTGGAATGATATTTCAACACTTTAATCTATTAAATTCAAAAACGGTTTTTACGAATGTGGCAATGCCATTATTACTAATGAAGACGCCTAAGGAAGAAGTTAAAAAAAGAGTTAATGAACTGTTGGAGTTTGTCGGACTGAGTGATAAGGCTGATAATTACCCGGATCAGCTTTCAGGTGGCCAGAAACAACGAGTAGGTATTGCCCGAGCCTTGGCAACACAGCCATCCATTCTATTGTGTGACGAGGCAACATCGGCACTTGATCCGCAGACAACGAATTCAATCTTGAGGCTTTTGAAGAAAATTAATCAGGAATATAACATTACCATTCTAATCATTACTCATGAAATGGGGGTTATCCGTGAAATATGCGATAAGGTTGCAGTGCTTGATCAGGGTAAAATGATTGAATCGGGATCTGTATTTGATGTATTTGCCCAGCCTAAAACGGAAACTGCCCATAACTTTGTAAGTACAGTCATGCATGATGAAATACCAGAATCGGTTCATCAATTAATTCAATCACAAGAATCTACCAATCAAATTTACCGGATTGTGTTCGTTGGGGAATCGGCAGGTTATCCACTGTTATCTCAAATAGCCAAGCGATTTGATGTAGAGGTAAATGTTTTGTTTGGTAGTATTACAGAATTGCAAGGGACACCATTTGGAAACTTAATCGTGAAGTTTGCAGGTGAAGCAAAAGAAGTGAGTAGAGTTATTATGCATATCAACCAACAAAAGGTAACAGTGAAGGAGGTATTAGAGGATGTTAGTTGA
- a CDS encoding NAD(P)H-quinone oxidoreductase, with protein MKAVVVNKPGGAEQLQFQEFPNPTVGSGELLIQVKAFAVNRTDIMTREGKSGYMPNPILGIEVAGEVVEAADGTDIEVGTRVMGLVNGGAYAEYVVMPADRVIQIPENLSFEEATAIPEVFLTAYQTLFWLGNLTDQDAVLIHAGGSGVGTAAIQLTKQMTNAKIITTAGSQEKLDFCRSLGADVGINYKEQNFAEEVLKSTNQEGVNVILDFIGASYWEKNLKSIAIDGRWVLIGVLGGTEVERVDLMSILAKRIHLKGTLLTPRSDAYKKALTDEFIRKAIPLFNQKKLKPIVDHTFAFKDIQEAHRYMEANKNIGKIVISIN; from the coding sequence ATGAAAGCAGTTGTAGTTAATAAACCTGGTGGTGCCGAGCAATTACAATTTCAGGAATTTCCTAACCCGACTGTAGGCAGTGGTGAGCTGCTAATTCAGGTAAAGGCATTTGCAGTCAATCGTACTGATATTATGACACGAGAAGGTAAATCAGGGTATATGCCTAATCCAATTTTAGGTATAGAGGTTGCCGGAGAAGTGGTAGAAGCTGCAGACGGGACAGATATAGAAGTTGGAACCCGTGTGATGGGCCTCGTAAATGGTGGAGCTTATGCAGAATACGTTGTTATGCCAGCTGATCGAGTGATACAGATCCCAGAAAATTTATCGTTTGAAGAAGCAACAGCAATTCCAGAGGTGTTTCTAACCGCATACCAAACTCTATTTTGGTTGGGTAATCTAACAGATCAAGATGCAGTTTTAATCCATGCAGGTGGAAGTGGGGTTGGTACAGCGGCCATCCAATTAACAAAGCAAATGACAAACGCAAAAATTATTACAACAGCGGGCTCACAAGAGAAGTTAGATTTTTGTCGGTCGCTCGGAGCTGATGTTGGAATTAACTATAAAGAACAGAACTTTGCGGAGGAAGTTTTAAAAAGTACAAATCAAGAAGGTGTAAACGTCATACTTGATTTTATTGGAGCTTCCTATTGGGAGAAAAACTTAAAAAGCATTGCAATCGATGGCCGCTGGGTACTGATAGGTGTATTGGGTGGAACAGAGGTTGAACGAGTAGATTTAATGTCAATTCTTGCAAAACGAATTCATCTGAAGGGAACATTGCTAACTCCAAGAAGTGATGCTTATAAAAAAGCTTTGACAGATGAATTTATTCGAAAAGCAATACCCTTATTCAATCAGAAAAAGTTGAAGCCCATTGTTGATCATACCTTTGCTTTCAAGGATATTCAAGAAGCACATCGATATATGGAGGCAAATAAAAACATTGGTAAGATAGTTATCTCGATTAATTAA
- a CDS encoding MATE family efflux transporter, translating to MSSLNQRLATQSATKSFFQYFIPTLLGMMLMSINVVVDGIFVGNGVGSVALASVNIAVPVFSIIISISLLIGVGGGTLYSMAMGEGNKKQAQRLFTTSFGFLTLITIIICLIAYINIDGLARLFGANEQTLPYAVDYMRILLIFSLILAWENYFSIFVRNDGDPQLAMIGLVISALLNIGLDYWMIFILKLEVTGAALATVIATFAGLIIYLLHFFKKDSGLVFVKARWKIKDLKRISSIGLPSFLSEAGTGVFVMGYNIAIAYYAGTTGLAAFSVINYLHTFMFLAFIGIGQSIQPMISFYYGAKQFHSIKETVKTAEISGLSLGILFLGIGYFGADFLVSIFGVASPEIAELAAKGIKLFFLGYLFMGTNFIYMTYYQSIGYVRPSVGITVFRGFILLIGMLFILPLWFGTIGVWLALPVAEGIVAVTLMIFARSGVMRKGLSSRGF from the coding sequence ATGAGCTCTTTAAACCAACGTTTAGCGACACAATCTGCAACCAAAAGCTTTTTTCAATATTTCATTCCGACACTGCTTGGTATGATGCTGATGTCTATAAATGTTGTCGTGGATGGTATTTTTGTTGGAAATGGGGTTGGTTCTGTTGCATTGGCAAGTGTGAATATTGCGGTACCCGTCTTTTCCATCATCATTTCCATTTCCTTGCTTATTGGGGTAGGTGGCGGAACACTTTACTCAATGGCAATGGGAGAGGGAAATAAAAAACAAGCACAAAGGCTATTTACTACTTCGTTTGGCTTTTTAACGCTGATTACCATCATTATCTGTTTGATTGCCTATATAAATATAGATGGCCTAGCCCGTTTATTCGGAGCAAATGAACAAACACTTCCATATGCAGTTGACTACATGAGGATATTGTTGATTTTTTCATTAATTCTAGCCTGGGAAAACTATTTCAGTATTTTTGTACGAAACGATGGTGATCCACAGCTAGCCATGATTGGTTTAGTTATTTCCGCACTACTTAATATTGGGCTAGATTACTGGATGATCTTTATCCTTAAATTGGAAGTGACAGGGGCAGCATTGGCAACGGTAATTGCAACTTTTGCGGGTCTCATCATCTATTTGTTACATTTCTTTAAAAAAGATTCCGGTTTGGTATTTGTCAAAGCAAGATGGAAAATAAAAGATCTAAAGCGAATTAGCTCCATTGGCCTCCCTAGTTTTTTGTCTGAAGCAGGGACAGGTGTTTTTGTCATGGGCTATAATATTGCAATCGCCTATTATGCTGGCACAACTGGACTGGCTGCCTTTTCCGTTATTAACTATTTGCATACATTTATGTTTTTAGCATTTATCGGCATTGGTCAATCCATTCAACCAATGATTAGCTTCTATTATGGAGCCAAACAATTTCATTCCATTAAGGAAACCGTGAAAACTGCCGAAATATCTGGACTTTCACTTGGTATATTATTTTTAGGTATTGGTTATTTTGGAGCTGACTTCCTTGTGTCGATTTTTGGTGTCGCATCACCAGAGATTGCTGAACTTGCCGCCAAAGGAATCAAATTGTTTTTCCTTGGTTATCTATTTATGGGGACAAATTTTATTTACATGACCTATTACCAGTCAATCGGATATGTCCGTCCGTCTGTCGGTATTACCGTCTTCCGTGGATTTATTCTGTTAATAGGAATGCTATTCATTTTGCCGCTTTGGTTCGGAACTATTGGGGTTTGGCTTGCATTACCAGTAGCAGAGGGAATAGTTGCAGTTACACTAATGATATTTGCACGCAGCGGTGTCATGCGAAAGGGATTAAGTTCACGTGGATTTTAA
- the serS gene encoding serine--tRNA ligase encodes MLDMKYLRNHFQEVKEKLNHRGEDLSELEKFEDLDARRRKLISETEQLKAKRNEASQQISVLKKEKKDADSAIKEMREVGERIKAYDTELKEIEENLDHIMLSIPNIPHESAPIGEDEDDNVEARTWGELPDFRFEAKPHWDIATDLDILDFEAAAKVTGSRFVFYKGLGARLERALMNFMMDLHADEHGYEEMLPPYIVNRTSMTGTGQLPKFEEDAFKLEDWDYFLVPTAEVPVTNYHRDDILKGDDLPKKFVAFSASFRSEAGSAGRDTRGLIRQHQFNKVELVQFVKPEESYEVLEELTGNAEKVLQLLNLPYRVMSMCTGDLGFTAAKKYDIEVWIPSQDTYREISSCSNFEDFQARRAGIRFRREEKGKPEFVHTLNGSGLALGRTVAAILENYQQEDGSVVVPEVLRPYMGGKDIIS; translated from the coding sequence ATGCTTGATATGAAGTATTTACGTAATCATTTTCAAGAAGTAAAAGAGAAACTTAACCATCGCGGTGAGGATTTATCAGAGTTAGAAAAATTTGAAGACCTTGATGCAAGACGTCGCAAGTTAATTTCCGAAACAGAACAGTTAAAAGCCAAGCGAAATGAAGCATCTCAGCAAATTTCTGTATTAAAAAAGGAGAAAAAAGATGCTGACTCCGCTATTAAGGAAATGCGTGAGGTTGGTGAACGAATTAAAGCATATGATACTGAACTAAAGGAGATTGAAGAAAATTTAGACCATATCATGCTTTCGATACCGAACATTCCTCATGAAAGTGCTCCAATTGGAGAAGATGAAGATGATAATGTGGAAGCACGTACCTGGGGAGAACTTCCTGACTTCCGCTTTGAGGCAAAACCGCATTGGGACATCGCGACAGATTTAGATATTTTAGATTTTGAGGCAGCTGCAAAAGTTACGGGTAGCCGGTTTGTCTTTTATAAAGGGTTGGGTGCTCGTCTGGAGCGTGCACTGATGAATTTCATGATGGATTTGCATGCTGATGAACATGGCTATGAGGAAATGCTACCACCATATATTGTTAATCGAACTAGTATGACTGGGACAGGACAATTGCCGAAGTTTGAAGAAGATGCCTTTAAACTTGAGGATTGGGATTACTTTCTAGTTCCAACTGCTGAAGTTCCTGTAACCAATTATCACCGTGATGATATTTTAAAAGGTGATGACTTGCCCAAAAAGTTTGTTGCATTTAGTGCAAGCTTTCGTTCAGAAGCAGGATCTGCAGGAAGAGATACAAGAGGACTAATCAGACAGCATCAATTCAATAAAGTTGAGCTTGTCCAATTTGTAAAACCAGAAGAATCATATGAGGTGCTGGAAGAATTAACAGGGAATGCTGAAAAGGTATTGCAGTTGTTGAATTTGCCATACCGTGTCATGAGCATGTGTACAGGTGACCTAGGATTCACTGCAGCGAAGAAATATGATATTGAGGTATGGATACCGAGCCAAGATACGTATCGCGAAATATCTTCTTGTTCTAATTTTGAAGATTTCCAAGCAAGACGTGCAGGAATTCGCTTCCGCCGTGAGGAAAAAGGAAAACCGGAATTCGTTCATACATTAAACGGATCTGGCTTAGCTCTTGGCCGAACCGTTGCAGCCATTTTAGAAAACTACCAGCAAGAGGACGGCTCTGTTGTTGTGCCAGAAGTATTACGGCCTTATATGGGCGGAAAAGACATTATTAGCTAA